A genomic segment from Cucurbita pepo subsp. pepo cultivar mu-cu-16 unplaced genomic scaffold, ASM280686v2 Cp4.1_scaffold000365, whole genome shotgun sequence encodes:
- the LOC111785090 gene encoding alpha-mannosidase I MNS4-like, with amino-acid sequence MFYHAFNGYMKHAFPLDELRPLSCEGEDSLGGYALTLIDSLDTLALLGDREQFAASVEWIGKNLRFDINKTVSIFETTIRVLGGLLSAHLIASDHTTGMKVASYENQLLDLAEDLARRLLPAFDTPTGIPFGSVNLLYGVDEHESKITSTAGGGTLTLEFGVLSRLTDDPIFEQVTKNAVRGLWARRSKLNLVGAHINVFTGEWTQKVTFMSMKMNNGCITYSFF; translated from the exons ATGTTTTATCATGCTTTCAATGGATACATGAAGCATGCTTTTCCTCTCGACGAATTAAGACCTCTGTCGTGTGAAGGAGAAGATTCACTTGGTGGTTATGCTTTGACTTTG ATTGATTCATTGGATACACTGGCCCTGCTTGGTGATCGGGAACAATTTGCTGCATCTGTTGAATGGATTGGTAAAAATCTTCGGTTCGATATA AATAAAACAGTATCTATCTTTGAGACGACAATTCGAGTTCTTGGAGGTTTACTTTCAGCTCATCTTATTGCAAGTGACCACACTACG GGTATGAAAGTTGCATCCTATGAGAATCAACTGCTTGACTTAGCAGAGGATCTGGCTCGAAGATTACTGCCTGCATTTGACACTCCTACAG GAATTCCATTTGGATCAGTTAACCTATTGTATGGAGTTGATGAACATGAAAGCAAG ATAACGTCAACAGCCGGTGGTGGGACCTTAACTTTGGAATTTGGTGTTCTTAGCCGTTTGACGGATGATCCAA TTTTTGAACAAGTAACAAAGAACGCAGTACGTGGACTGTGGGCACGCCGTTCAAAGCTTAATTTAGTTGGTGCACATATTAATGTTTTTACAGGTGAATGGACACAGAAGGTAACATTCATGTCAATGAAAATGAACAATGGATGCATtacatattcatttttttga
- the LOC111785086 gene encoding rRNA-processing protein efg1-like — protein MAHGGYGKRRVNPAARRSKALAVEKKPKSVSLKNQIRSAERMLRKNLPAEVREVQEKKLEGLRKQQEIHSRLAVERKIFLRDRKIKFFERRKIERRIRRLEKLQRAPSGQSQDSDIADQLSKLKEDLEYVRVISKKPFPKNICASLYL, from the exons ATGGCCCACGGTGGCTACGGCAAGCGCAGGGTGAACCCGGCAGCGCGCCGATCGAAGGCTTTAGCTGTTGAGAAGAAGCCCAAGTCCGTCTCCCTCAAGAACCAGATTCGATCCGCTGAGCGCATGCTTCGCAAG AATTTGCCTGCTGAAGTGAGGGAGGTTCAAGAGAAGAAATTGGAAGGACTTAGAAAACAGCAAGAAATTCATTCTCGTTTGGCTGTTGAGCGCAAAATATTCTTGCGGGATAGGAAGATCAAATTTTTTG agaggagaaaaattgaaagaagaattagacGCCTTGAAAAACTGCAACGTGCTCCATCTGGTCAGTCGCAAGATTCGGATATTGCAGATCAATTGTCTAAGTTGAAGGAGGATCTTGAATATGTCAGGGTAATCTCaaaaaaaccttttcctaAAAATATATGTGCGAGTTTgtatctttga